In one window of Nothobranchius furzeri strain GRZ-AD chromosome 11, NfurGRZ-RIMD1, whole genome shotgun sequence DNA:
- the LOC107383710 gene encoding zinc finger protein ZFP2, with product MTDPLQAVHYTVTGSSDCTPGVEKLESDKQPGGVGAPTFIKGNKTRTTAFSPSPVLQKLFQCLRESHKSYDSETAGGGGNNTDLCRSCSVEYFQILSHDGRKETSLSYLQFLFRVTLFNDLTVFCISTETQQIFKEEGSSAEQQQQLWNQERNSSLDQEYPESSQAKQESEELCSSPEIKQVVVKRETDASTDQESDFSESEPNTEQLGCQTSSVAQSRHQEGNKSPVSESQSSLLWLLHYKPPNLGNSVAETKFVKCDICGKACRDKSNLKIHLRVHSGERPYACKLCGKAFTHTGNLNAHMRSHVEKTHSCKTCGKSFAKVGQLKAHRKIHSGFSFPCEACGKNFHTQKNLSNHMLIHAGVKPFPCETCGKRFSQRNNLRVHMRTHTGEMPFLCVTCGKTFYTSGHLSIHTRTHSGEKPYSCDTCGKQFAYQNRLVSHMRTHTGEKPFSCKTCGKDFSTRSILSVHMRTHTGAKPYSCLTCGRNYRQRINLKLHMRTHTDVK from the exons ATGACCGATCCGCTCCAGGCCGTTCACTACACGGTTACTGGTAGCTCAGACTGCACACCTGGGGTGGAAAAGCTCG AATCTGACAAGCAGCCTGGCGGTGTTGGAGCTCCTACTTTTATCAAAGGAAACAAAACAAGAACAACGGCCTTTAGTCCATCTCCTGTGCTTCAGAAGCTTTTTCA GTGTTTGAGAGAAAGCCACAAGTCCTACGACAGTGAGACAGCTGGTGGAGGAGGGAACAACACAGATTTATGTAGAAGTTGT TCTGTGGAGTATTTTCAGATTTTATCTCATGATGGGAGGAAAGAGACCTCTCTCTCATACCTTCAGTTTTTATTTAGAGTCACTTTGTTTAATGATCTCACGGTTTTCTGTATCTCCACAGAAACCCAACAGATCTTCAAGGAGGAGGGCAGTTcagctgagcagcagcagcagctctggaaCCAAGAGAGGAACTCCAGTCTGGACCAGGAATACCCTGAGTCTTCACAGGCTAAACAGGAATCTGAGGAACTCTGCAGCAGTCCGGAAATCAAGCAGGTGGTTGTGAAGCGAGAGACTGATGCGTCCACCGATCAGGAGAGTGATTTCAGTGAATCTGAACCAAACACGGAGCAGCTGGGCTGTCAGACCTCCTCTGTAGCCCAGAGTCGCCACCAGGAAGGAAACAAATCTCCAGTATCTGAGAGTCAGTCGTCTCTGCTGTGGCTGTTGCACTATAAACCACCTAATCTGGGTAACAGTGTTGCAGAGACCAAGTTTGTCAAATGTGACATTTGTGGGAAAGCCTGTAGGGATAAATCCAATCTGAAGATTCATCTGAGGGTTCACTCCGGTGAGCGGCCGTATGCCTGTAAGCTCTGTGGGAAAGCGTTCACTCACACTGGTAATCTGAACGCTCACATGCGTTCGCACGTTGAGAAGACTCATTCATGCAAAACATGCGGGAAAAGTTTCGCTAAAGTTGGTCAGCTGAAAGCCCACCGGAAAATCCACTCAGGGTTTTCCTTTCCATGCGAAGCATGCGGCAAAAACTTTCACACACAGAAGAACCTATCCAACCACATGCTGATTCACGCAGGTGTGAAGCCATTTCCCTGTGAGACCTGCGGGAAACGATTCAGCCAGAGAAACAACTTAAGAGTGCACATGAGGACGCACACCGGAGAGATGCCATTCCTGTGTGTGACGTGTGGGAAAACCTTCTACACCAGCGGCCATTTATCTATCCACACCAGGACACACTCGGGTGAAAAGCCGTATTCCTGCGACACGTGTGGAAAACAGTTTGCTTATCAGAACCGGCTGGTGAGCCACATGAGAACCCACACTGGTGAGAAACCCTTTTCATGCAAGACCTGTGGGAAGGACTTCAGCACGCGCAGCATTCTGTCCGTCCACATGAGAACCCACACTGGAGCCAAACCCTACTCCTGCCTGACTTGTGGAAGGAATTACAGACAGAGGATCAACTTAAAGCTTCACATGCGAACTCACACAGACGTCAAGTAG
- the dusp28 gene encoding dual specificity phosphatase 28: protein MLQLCKVTSSLFISNARSACSTELLQQEAVTLCINISRQQPFPSSSVTKLQIPVYDDPSEDLYSHFDHCADAIQKEASRGGRSLVYCKNGRSRSATICIAFLMKHHKVSLTEAVQVGFPPVSSTRPR, encoded by the coding sequence ATGTTGCAGCTGTGTAAAGTCACCAGCTCCCTGTTCATCAGCAACGCCCGCTCTGCCTGCAGCACCGAACTGCTCCAGCAGGAGGCGGTGACACTCTGCATCAACATATCCAGGCAGCAGCCGTTTCCCTCCTCCAGCGTCACCAAGCTGCAGATCCCGGTCTACGACGACCCCAGCGAGGACCTTTACAGCCACTTCGACCACTGCGCTGACGCCATCCAGAAGGAGGCCAGTCGGGGAGGACGCAGCCTCGTCTACTGCAAGAACGGACGCAGCCGCTCGGCGACCATCTGCATCGCCTTCCTGATGAAGCATCACAAAGTCAGCCTGACTGAAGCCGTGCAGGTCGGGTTCCCACCGGTCTCCTCCACCAGGCCCCGTTAA
- the proca gene encoding vitamin K-dependent protein C isoform X2: MLLRSRRANSFLEELKPASMERECVEEDCDFEEAREIFQTREATLEFWTVYTDGNQCQSNMCVHGECVDQYQDYACRCRPGYEGKYCQYNITATNCSMNNGDCDHDCTESENGLSRICSCVTGYRLENNYRKCVPKGSSACGQLLISRSEYANPQGGLMPWMLGGEVGKKGESPWQVLVLNARGSFHCGGVLIDKNWVLTAAHCLQNNHRFSVRLGDYERLITEDTEVKLEVSKAFKHPNYNSQTVDNDIALLRLRTPAPFSKYILPVCLPSRAMAERVLHQNGTVTVVTGWGRDDTGKYSSALNVIKVPLVDHSNCSRQMFPHQLSNNVLCAGILGERIDACEGDSGGPMVTLYQNTWFLVGLVSWGEGCGIKDKPGIYTKVSNYNRWISQVQEEWDRKHQPQRAPTV; this comes from the exons ATGCTGCTCCGCTCTCGTCGAGCCAACAGCTTCCTGGAGGAGCTGAAGCCTGCCTCCATGGAGCGGGAATGTGTGGAGGAAGACTGTGACTTTGAAGAGGCCAGGGAGATTTTCCAGACAAGGGAGGCAACA CTGGAGTTTTGGACCGTGTACACAG ATGGGAACCAGTGTCAGTCCAACATGTGTGTGCACGGGGAGTGTGTGGACCAGTACCAGGACTACGCCTGCCGGTGTCGACCCGGTTATGAAGGCAAATACTGTCAATACA ACATAACGGCTACAAACTGCTCGATGAACAACGGCGACTGTGATCACGACTGCACGGAGAGCGAGAATGGTCTGAGCAGGATCTGCAGCTGTGTGACGGGATACAGGCTGGAAAACAATTACAGGAAATGTGTTCCTAAAG GTTCCTCTGCATGTGGTCAGCTGTTGATCAGCAGGTCGGAGTACGCCAATCCGCAGGGCGGTCTGATGCCCTGGATGCTTGGAGGAGAGGTGGGAAAGAAGGGGGAGAGCCCCTGGCAG gtgttggTATTAAATGCTAGAGGGTCTTTTCACTGCGGGGGCGTCCTCATTGATAAGAACTGGGTCCTGACGGCAGCTCACTGCCTCCAGAACAACCACCGGTTCAGCGTTCGACTGG GGGATTATGAGCGCCTGATAACTGAAGACACGGAGGTGAAGCTGGAGGTCAGCAAGGCTTTCAAACACCCGAACTACAACAGCCAAACGGTGGACAACGACATTGCGCTGCTGCGCCTGCGGACGCCCGCTCCTTTCTCCAAGTACATCCTCCCAGTCTGCTTACCGAGCCGAGCCATGGCCGAGAGGGTCCTGCACCAGAATGGCACAGTCACCGTGGTAACGGGCTGGGGCAGAGATGACACCGGCAAATACAGCTCAGCACTCAACGTTATCAAAGTCCCGCTGGTGGACCACAGCAACTGCAGCCGCCAGATGTTCCCCCACCAGCTCTCCAACAACGTCCTGTGTGCCGGGATCCTAGGTGAGAGGATAGATGCCTGTGAGGGCGACAGCGGAGGTCCGATGGTCACGCTGTACCAAAACACCTGGTTCCTGGTGGGCCTGGTGTCGTGGGGTGAGGGCTGCGGCATCAAGGACAAGCCGGGTATCTACACCAAGGTGTCCAACTACAACAGATGGATCAGCCAGGTTCAGGaagaatgggacaggaagcaccagCCACAGAGAGCGCCGACCGTCTGA
- the proca gene encoding vitamin K-dependent protein C isoform X1, which translates to MSRLMIFVCVCVAAWSALVISQSVFSDAPQAHMLLRSRRANSFLEELKPASMERECVEEDCDFEEAREIFQTREATLEFWTVYTDGNQCQSNMCVHGECVDQYQDYACRCRPGYEGKYCQYNITATNCSMNNGDCDHDCTESENGLSRICSCVTGYRLENNYRKCVPKGSSACGQLLISRSEYANPQGGLMPWMLGGEVGKKGESPWQVLVLNARGSFHCGGVLIDKNWVLTAAHCLQNNHRFSVRLGDYERLITEDTEVKLEVSKAFKHPNYNSQTVDNDIALLRLRTPAPFSKYILPVCLPSRAMAERVLHQNGTVTVVTGWGRDDTGKYSSALNVIKVPLVDHSNCSRQMFPHQLSNNVLCAGILGERIDACEGDSGGPMVTLYQNTWFLVGLVSWGEGCGIKDKPGIYTKVSNYNRWISQVQEEWDRKHQPQRAPTV; encoded by the exons ATGTCTCGCCTCatgatttttgtgtgtgtgtgtgtcgctgcGTGGTCGGCGTTGGTCATCAGTCAGTCAG TGTTCTCGGATGCCCCGCAGGCCCACATGCTGCTCCGCTCTCGTCGAGCCAACAGCTTCCTGGAGGAGCTGAAGCCTGCCTCCATGGAGCGGGAATGTGTGGAGGAAGACTGTGACTTTGAAGAGGCCAGGGAGATTTTCCAGACAAGGGAGGCAACA CTGGAGTTTTGGACCGTGTACACAG ATGGGAACCAGTGTCAGTCCAACATGTGTGTGCACGGGGAGTGTGTGGACCAGTACCAGGACTACGCCTGCCGGTGTCGACCCGGTTATGAAGGCAAATACTGTCAATACA ACATAACGGCTACAAACTGCTCGATGAACAACGGCGACTGTGATCACGACTGCACGGAGAGCGAGAATGGTCTGAGCAGGATCTGCAGCTGTGTGACGGGATACAGGCTGGAAAACAATTACAGGAAATGTGTTCCTAAAG GTTCCTCTGCATGTGGTCAGCTGTTGATCAGCAGGTCGGAGTACGCCAATCCGCAGGGCGGTCTGATGCCCTGGATGCTTGGAGGAGAGGTGGGAAAGAAGGGGGAGAGCCCCTGGCAG gtgttggTATTAAATGCTAGAGGGTCTTTTCACTGCGGGGGCGTCCTCATTGATAAGAACTGGGTCCTGACGGCAGCTCACTGCCTCCAGAACAACCACCGGTTCAGCGTTCGACTGG GGGATTATGAGCGCCTGATAACTGAAGACACGGAGGTGAAGCTGGAGGTCAGCAAGGCTTTCAAACACCCGAACTACAACAGCCAAACGGTGGACAACGACATTGCGCTGCTGCGCCTGCGGACGCCCGCTCCTTTCTCCAAGTACATCCTCCCAGTCTGCTTACCGAGCCGAGCCATGGCCGAGAGGGTCCTGCACCAGAATGGCACAGTCACCGTGGTAACGGGCTGGGGCAGAGATGACACCGGCAAATACAGCTCAGCACTCAACGTTATCAAAGTCCCGCTGGTGGACCACAGCAACTGCAGCCGCCAGATGTTCCCCCACCAGCTCTCCAACAACGTCCTGTGTGCCGGGATCCTAGGTGAGAGGATAGATGCCTGTGAGGGCGACAGCGGAGGTCCGATGGTCACGCTGTACCAAAACACCTGGTTCCTGGTGGGCCTGGTGTCGTGGGGTGAGGGCTGCGGCATCAAGGACAAGCCGGGTATCTACACCAAGGTGTCCAACTACAACAGATGGATCAGCCAGGTTCAGGaagaatgggacaggaagcaccagCCACAGAGAGCGCCGACCGTCTGA
- the proca gene encoding vitamin K-dependent protein C isoform X3, translating into MSRLMIFVCVCVAAWSALVISQSVFSDAPQAHMLLRSRRANSFLEELKPASMERECVEEDCDFEEAREIFQTREATLEFWTVYTDITATNCSMNNGDCDHDCTESENGLSRICSCVTGYRLENNYRKCVPKGSSACGQLLISRSEYANPQGGLMPWMLGGEVGKKGESPWQVLVLNARGSFHCGGVLIDKNWVLTAAHCLQNNHRFSVRLGDYERLITEDTEVKLEVSKAFKHPNYNSQTVDNDIALLRLRTPAPFSKYILPVCLPSRAMAERVLHQNGTVTVVTGWGRDDTGKYSSALNVIKVPLVDHSNCSRQMFPHQLSNNVLCAGILGERIDACEGDSGGPMVTLYQNTWFLVGLVSWGEGCGIKDKPGIYTKVSNYNRWISQVQEEWDRKHQPQRAPTV; encoded by the exons ATGTCTCGCCTCatgatttttgtgtgtgtgtgtgtcgctgcGTGGTCGGCGTTGGTCATCAGTCAGTCAG TGTTCTCGGATGCCCCGCAGGCCCACATGCTGCTCCGCTCTCGTCGAGCCAACAGCTTCCTGGAGGAGCTGAAGCCTGCCTCCATGGAGCGGGAATGTGTGGAGGAAGACTGTGACTTTGAAGAGGCCAGGGAGATTTTCCAGACAAGGGAGGCAACA CTGGAGTTTTGGACCGTGTACACAG ACATAACGGCTACAAACTGCTCGATGAACAACGGCGACTGTGATCACGACTGCACGGAGAGCGAGAATGGTCTGAGCAGGATCTGCAGCTGTGTGACGGGATACAGGCTGGAAAACAATTACAGGAAATGTGTTCCTAAAG GTTCCTCTGCATGTGGTCAGCTGTTGATCAGCAGGTCGGAGTACGCCAATCCGCAGGGCGGTCTGATGCCCTGGATGCTTGGAGGAGAGGTGGGAAAGAAGGGGGAGAGCCCCTGGCAG gtgttggTATTAAATGCTAGAGGGTCTTTTCACTGCGGGGGCGTCCTCATTGATAAGAACTGGGTCCTGACGGCAGCTCACTGCCTCCAGAACAACCACCGGTTCAGCGTTCGACTGG GGGATTATGAGCGCCTGATAACTGAAGACACGGAGGTGAAGCTGGAGGTCAGCAAGGCTTTCAAACACCCGAACTACAACAGCCAAACGGTGGACAACGACATTGCGCTGCTGCGCCTGCGGACGCCCGCTCCTTTCTCCAAGTACATCCTCCCAGTCTGCTTACCGAGCCGAGCCATGGCCGAGAGGGTCCTGCACCAGAATGGCACAGTCACCGTGGTAACGGGCTGGGGCAGAGATGACACCGGCAAATACAGCTCAGCACTCAACGTTATCAAAGTCCCGCTGGTGGACCACAGCAACTGCAGCCGCCAGATGTTCCCCCACCAGCTCTCCAACAACGTCCTGTGTGCCGGGATCCTAGGTGAGAGGATAGATGCCTGTGAGGGCGACAGCGGAGGTCCGATGGTCACGCTGTACCAAAACACCTGGTTCCTGGTGGGCCTGGTGTCGTGGGGTGAGGGCTGCGGCATCAAGGACAAGCCGGGTATCTACACCAAGGTGTCCAACTACAACAGATGGATCAGCCAGGTTCAGGaagaatgggacaggaagcaccagCCACAGAGAGCGCCGACCGTCTGA
- the proca gene encoding vitamin K-dependent protein C isoform X4: MSTRYCSKLEFWTVYTDGNQCQSNMCVHGECVDQYQDYACRCRPGYEGKYCQYNITATNCSMNNGDCDHDCTESENGLSRICSCVTGYRLENNYRKCVPKGSSACGQLLISRSEYANPQGGLMPWMLGGEVGKKGESPWQVLVLNARGSFHCGGVLIDKNWVLTAAHCLQNNHRFSVRLGDYERLITEDTEVKLEVSKAFKHPNYNSQTVDNDIALLRLRTPAPFSKYILPVCLPSRAMAERVLHQNGTVTVVTGWGRDDTGKYSSALNVIKVPLVDHSNCSRQMFPHQLSNNVLCAGILGERIDACEGDSGGPMVTLYQNTWFLVGLVSWGEGCGIKDKPGIYTKVSNYNRWISQVQEEWDRKHQPQRAPTV, translated from the exons ATGTCCACACGATACTGCAGTAAA CTGGAGTTTTGGACCGTGTACACAG ATGGGAACCAGTGTCAGTCCAACATGTGTGTGCACGGGGAGTGTGTGGACCAGTACCAGGACTACGCCTGCCGGTGTCGACCCGGTTATGAAGGCAAATACTGTCAATACA ACATAACGGCTACAAACTGCTCGATGAACAACGGCGACTGTGATCACGACTGCACGGAGAGCGAGAATGGTCTGAGCAGGATCTGCAGCTGTGTGACGGGATACAGGCTGGAAAACAATTACAGGAAATGTGTTCCTAAAG GTTCCTCTGCATGTGGTCAGCTGTTGATCAGCAGGTCGGAGTACGCCAATCCGCAGGGCGGTCTGATGCCCTGGATGCTTGGAGGAGAGGTGGGAAAGAAGGGGGAGAGCCCCTGGCAG gtgttggTATTAAATGCTAGAGGGTCTTTTCACTGCGGGGGCGTCCTCATTGATAAGAACTGGGTCCTGACGGCAGCTCACTGCCTCCAGAACAACCACCGGTTCAGCGTTCGACTGG GGGATTATGAGCGCCTGATAACTGAAGACACGGAGGTGAAGCTGGAGGTCAGCAAGGCTTTCAAACACCCGAACTACAACAGCCAAACGGTGGACAACGACATTGCGCTGCTGCGCCTGCGGACGCCCGCTCCTTTCTCCAAGTACATCCTCCCAGTCTGCTTACCGAGCCGAGCCATGGCCGAGAGGGTCCTGCACCAGAATGGCACAGTCACCGTGGTAACGGGCTGGGGCAGAGATGACACCGGCAAATACAGCTCAGCACTCAACGTTATCAAAGTCCCGCTGGTGGACCACAGCAACTGCAGCCGCCAGATGTTCCCCCACCAGCTCTCCAACAACGTCCTGTGTGCCGGGATCCTAGGTGAGAGGATAGATGCCTGTGAGGGCGACAGCGGAGGTCCGATGGTCACGCTGTACCAAAACACCTGGTTCCTGGTGGGCCTGGTGTCGTGGGGTGAGGGCTGCGGCATCAAGGACAAGCCGGGTATCTACACCAAGGTGTCCAACTACAACAGATGGATCAGCCAGGTTCAGGaagaatgggacaggaagcaccagCCACAGAGAGCGCCGACCGTCTGA